The following proteins are encoded in a genomic region of Chelmon rostratus isolate fCheRos1 chromosome 3, fCheRos1.pri, whole genome shotgun sequence:
- the ddt gene encoding D-dopachrome decarboxylase, translated as MPFIDIQSNLPATSFSEDFVKKLSSSVAAALGKPEDRMNVVVKPGLLMLIAGSCAPCVMLSVSAIGVTDTADKNKEHSAKIFEFLTRELGLTEDRIVIQFYAMQPHQVGKRGTVMSFL; from the exons ATGCCTTTCATTGACATCCAAAGTAACTTACCGGCCACCTCATTCTCTGAGGACTTTGTGAAGAAGCTGAGCTCCAGCGTTGCGGCTGCACTGGGAAAACCAGAGGAC AGGATGAACGTGGTGGTGAAGCCTGGTTTGCTGATGCTGATAGCTGGTTCTTGCGCTCCATGTGtgatgctgtcagtgtcagctaTTGGTGTAACTGACACTGCTGACAAGAACAAGGAGCACAGTGCCAAAATCTTTGAGTTTCTGACCAGAGAACTTGGTCTGACTGAAGACAG GATTGTTATTCAGTTCTACGCAATGCAGCCTCACCAGGTCGGGAAGAGGGGAACTGTCATGAGCTTCTTGTGA